One Pyrus communis chromosome 13, drPyrComm1.1, whole genome shotgun sequence genomic window carries:
- the LOC137712513 gene encoding cytochrome P450 736A117-like codes for MMLVNETTSSLQPLAFTLLAIFIILIYRWYSSTTTTNKTSSPPSPPKLPIIGNFHQIDLYPHRSLQTLSQRHGPLMLLHFGHVPVLIVSSAQEAREIMKTHDLTFSDRPKSTNFEKLLYNYKDVASAPYGEYWRQVKSLCVINLLSNKRVRSFRFVREEETKTMISNIMKSSPSVLNLSEMFARLTNDVVCRVALGRKYSGEGGMKFAGLLGEFNELLGTTNIGDYIPWLSWLSRVNGLEARFDKVAKKFDDFLDNVVQEHMGQSSRSGDDNQQDFVDVLLAFQKENLAGFPIETVTIKALILDMFAGGTDTTYTVLEWAMTELLRHPRVMKKLQNEVREIVRKGEHITEDDLIGMHYLKAVIKETLRLHPPIPLPLRIAVQDVEIGGYKIKAKTHVMINAWQIGRDPKLYEKPEEFEPERFLNSEIDYKGNDFQLIPFGAGRRVCPGIQFAMSVNEIALANIVHKFDWTLPGGASGEDLDMTESTGTTLHRKNALRAVAIPFSC; via the exons ATGATGCTGGTGAATGAAACCACCTCCTCTTTGCAACCTTTAGCCTTCACACTTCTGGCGATTTTCATCATTCTCATATACAGATGGTACTcctccaccacaaccaccaACAAAACCTCATCACCCCCTTCTCCGCCAAAGCTCCCTATCATTGGAAACTTTCACCAAATAGACTTGTACCCTCATCGCTCACTGCAAACATTATCTCAACGCCATGGCCCTCTCATGCTTCTTCACTTCGGACATGTCCCAGTCCTTATTGTCTCTTCCGCTCAGGAAGCTCGGGAGATCATGAAAACCCATGACCTCACATTTTCTGATCGACCCAAGTCCACCAACTTTGAAAAGCTTCTCTACAACTATAAAGACGTTGCATCTGCTCCTTATGGTGAGTATTGGAGGCAGGTCAAAAGCTTATGTGTCATAAATCTTTTGAGCAACAAAAGGGTTCGCTCTTTTCGCTTTGTCAGAGAAGAGGAAACCAAAACCatgatcagcaacataatgaaGTCATCACCATCAGTTTTGAATTTAAGCGAAATGTTTGCGAGGCTTACTAATGATGTTGTATGTAGAGTCGCTCTGGGGAGGAAGTACAGTGGTGAAGGTGGGATGAAGTTTGCGGGACTTTTGGGGGAGTTCAATGAGTTATTGGGAACTACTAACATTGGGGACTATATCCCATGGCTTTCTTGGTTGAGCCGTGTCAACGGTTTGGAAGCCAGGTTCGACAAGGTGGCTAAGAAGTTTGATGACTTTTTAGATAACGTGGTCCAAGAGCATATGGGTCAGAGTTCAAGGAGTGGAGATGATAACCAACAGGATTTTGTCGATGTTTTGCTTGCATTTCAGAAAGAAAACTTGGCAGGTTTTCCTATTGAGACAGTTACTATTAAGGCTCTCATCTTG GATATGTTTGCTGGTGGCACTGATACCACATATACAGTCCTGGAGTGGGCAATGACTGAGCTTTTAAGGCATCCTAGGGTAATGAAAAAGTTGCAGAATGAGGTACGAGAAATAGTTCGAAAGGGAGAACACATAACAGAAGATGATCTGATTGGAATGCACTACTTGAAGGCGGTGATCAAGGAGACTCTTCGCCTACATCCACCAATTCCATTACCGCTTAGGATTGCAGTACAAGACGTGGAAATAGGTGGTTACAAAATTAAAGCCAAGACACACGTTATGATCAATGCATGGCAAATTGGAAGAGATCCCAAACTATATGAAAAACCAGAGGAGTTTGAGCCAGAAAGGTTCTTGAATAGTGAGATAGATTATAAAGGGAATGACTTTCAGTTAATTCCATTTGGTGCTGGTAGGAGGGTCTGTCCGGGAATTCAGTTTGCCATGTCTGTCAATGAGATTGCGTTGGCAAATATCGTGCACAAGTTCGACTGGACGTTGCCTGGTGGAGCAAGTGGGGAGGATTTAGACATGACTGAATCTACTGGTACAACCCTACACAGAAAAAATGCTCTCAGAGCTGTTGCTATTCCATTTTCATGTTGA